One Cytobacillus luteolus genomic window carries:
- the galU gene encoding UTP--glucose-1-phosphate uridylyltransferase GalU produces MKRIRKAIIPAAGLGTRFLPLTKAMPKEMLPIVDKPTIQYIVEEAVAAGIEDIIIVTGKGKRSIEDHFDSAFELENNLMQKNKFDLLEKVQAPSKVDIHYIRQKEPKGLGHAVWCARKFVGNEPFAVLLGDDIVRAEVPCIKQLIIEYDRTHSSIIGVQPVPENETHRYGIIDPGNKIGRRYDVRNFVEKPSVGTAPSNLAILGRYVFTPEIFTFLEQQEVGAGGEIQLTDAIQKLNEIQRVFAYDFEGKRYDVGEKFGFLQTTLEFALENEELRDQLLDYLRAKVLHEPSSLEVN; encoded by the coding sequence ATGAAAAGAATTCGAAAGGCAATCATACCAGCTGCAGGATTAGGAACTAGATTTCTTCCTCTAACAAAAGCAATGCCCAAAGAAATGCTACCAATTGTTGATAAACCAACGATTCAGTATATTGTGGAAGAAGCTGTTGCCGCAGGAATTGAAGACATTATCATTGTAACAGGCAAAGGAAAACGATCAATTGAAGACCATTTTGATAGTGCATTTGAACTCGAAAATAACTTAATGCAAAAAAACAAGTTTGATTTATTGGAAAAAGTTCAAGCTCCTTCAAAAGTTGATATTCACTATATCAGACAAAAAGAGCCTAAGGGGCTCGGGCATGCAGTTTGGTGTGCGAGAAAATTTGTTGGAAATGAACCATTTGCAGTCTTATTAGGCGATGATATTGTTCGAGCGGAAGTTCCGTGTATTAAACAGTTAATCATTGAGTATGATCGAACACATTCTTCAATTATAGGAGTGCAACCTGTTCCAGAAAATGAAACTCACAGATATGGAATTATCGATCCGGGAAACAAAATAGGAAGACGCTATGATGTTCGTAACTTTGTTGAAAAACCATCAGTAGGAACTGCACCATCTAACTTAGCTATCTTAGGACGTTACGTCTTCACACCAGAAATTTTTACATTTTTAGAACAACAGGAAGTTGGGGCAGGCGGGGAAATTCAACTGACAGATGCCATCCAAAAATTAAATGAAATTCAAAGGGTGTTTGCTTATGATTTTGAAGGAAAACGTTATGATGTAGGAGAGAAATTTGGTTTTCTACAAACAACCCTTGAGTTTGCATTGGAAAATGAGGAGTTAAGGGATCAATTGTTGGACTATTTACGAGCGAAAGTATTGCATGAACCTTCATCACTAGAGGTGAATTGA
- a CDS encoding sugar transferase produces the protein MKTKMNVSVTKVEASEVEITSKATNNLFYLFVKRLIDLIGAVIGMLMILPFIITFSVIYKIGENKGPMFFRQQRIGKEGKVFYIYKFRSMVVDAERKLQSNKVLYKKYIRNNFKLEQHEDPRITKFGRFIRATSIDELPQFINVLKGEMSLVGPRPVVAEELKEYTNRLSEFLSVKPGITGYWQANGRSNVGYPERVDIELYYVIHKSLSLDFKILIKTVWQVINRRGAY, from the coding sequence ATGAAGACAAAGATGAATGTTAGTGTCACTAAAGTTGAGGCCTCTGAAGTGGAAATTACATCAAAGGCTACTAACAATCTTTTCTACCTTTTTGTTAAGCGATTGATTGATCTCATTGGAGCGGTTATTGGAATGCTAATGATTCTACCTTTTATCATTACCTTCTCTGTGATTTATAAGATAGGAGAAAATAAAGGGCCAATGTTTTTTAGACAACAAAGAATTGGTAAAGAAGGCAAAGTATTTTATATTTATAAATTTCGTTCAATGGTTGTAGATGCTGAGCGAAAGTTACAATCAAACAAAGTGCTTTATAAGAAGTATATTCGTAATAATTTTAAATTAGAGCAGCATGAAGATCCGAGGATTACAAAGTTTGGTAGATTCATAAGAGCAACAAGTATAGATGAATTACCTCAGTTTATCAATGTATTAAAAGGTGAAATGAGTCTAGTTGGACCAAGACCGGTTGTAGCAGAAGAACTTAAAGAGTACACTAATCGTTTAAGTGAATTTTTATCTGTTAAACCAGGAATTACAGGCTACTGGCAGGCAAACGGGAGAAGTAATGTGGGCTATCCTGAGCGTGTGGACATTGAGTTATACTATGTTATTCACAAATCACTATCACTAGATTTTAAAATTCTGATTAAAACAGTATGGCAAGTAATTAATAGACGAGGTGCATATTAA
- a CDS encoding EpsG family protein, with protein MYRNSDRYNDERFVARNNSTIFFWFIILLAFASLKGENVGVDYPMYYGFFLQENYHALLEPGINFIYDIAVHFDSFYIFAASVYFLFLFFILLGIWRNSPNYLISIFLFIIMHIYYNAFNQIRQLIAVSIIFCFAHILVSNKKLDKLIYFSILLLALLFHNSAIFLFILFFLPKKTFHPKVVIPLFVVTAVLYFIPSVKNQIGELIISISGTYGEKYSQGTYNFFGVNKEKGLMQFIPVVIQMFIVSCSLYLTKSKANLHINDRLYQFSTNAVVVNLCLYSLAGIEAIDRLQIYFSCFNIYYYSYLLHILFNYENKLIGQLFACFIVSFWILYYILRLMINVHGVVPYKLFI; from the coding sequence ATGTATAGAAATAGTGATAGGTATAATGATGAACGATTTGTTGCTAGAAATAATTCAACCATCTTTTTTTGGTTCATTATTTTGTTAGCATTTGCTTCCCTGAAGGGAGAAAATGTAGGTGTAGATTATCCAATGTATTATGGTTTTTTTCTCCAAGAAAACTATCATGCATTGTTGGAACCAGGTATTAATTTTATCTATGATATCGCTGTACACTTTGATAGCTTTTATATTTTTGCGGCCAGTGTTTACTTTCTATTTCTATTCTTTATTTTGCTCGGTATTTGGAGAAATAGTCCCAATTACTTAATTAGCATATTCCTATTTATCATCATGCACATTTATTACAATGCCTTTAATCAAATACGTCAGTTAATAGCCGTTTCAATCATCTTTTGTTTTGCCCACATCCTAGTATCGAATAAGAAGTTAGATAAGTTAATCTATTTTTCCATTTTATTACTAGCCCTATTATTTCATAATAGTGCTATTTTTCTTTTTATCTTATTTTTTCTTCCCAAAAAAACATTCCATCCAAAGGTTGTCATCCCTCTTTTTGTAGTGACGGCAGTCTTGTATTTTATACCATCCGTTAAAAATCAGATAGGGGAACTAATTATATCAATATCCGGAACATATGGAGAGAAGTATTCACAGGGTACGTATAATTTTTTTGGAGTAAATAAAGAAAAAGGCTTAATGCAATTCATTCCTGTCGTTATCCAAATGTTTATTGTTTCATGCTCTCTGTACTTAACAAAGTCTAAAGCGAATCTGCATATAAATGATCGTCTCTATCAATTTAGCACAAATGCAGTCGTCGTTAACCTTTGTCTTTATTCATTGGCAGGTATAGAGGCAATTGATCGATTACAAATCTACTTCTCTTGTTTTAATATTTACTACTACTCATATTTGCTGCACATCTTGTTTAATTATGAAAACAAACTTATTGGTCAGCTTTTTGCCTGTTTTATCGTTTCATTTTGGATTTTATATTATATCTTAAGGCTAATGATCAATGTCCACGGGGTTGTACCCTATAAATTATTTATCTAG
- a CDS encoding glycosyltransferase family 2 protein: MNGLSVVIPIYNVEDYIEECLQTIVGSLNGFVNVQIILVNDGSKDRSGEIAQKYAKEQPTFHYVSKENGGLSDARNYGLKFVKYEYVTFIDSDDYITEFYFTEVFRALSKHPDLIIFDWMDIGDDGYRNRVKGMEFSDSLWTVQPSAWNKVYKTSLFTEVIFPKGKIYEDVGTIYKLLWYVKDYLYINKPLYMYRKNRAGSILTTISPKINDIYDALEDTYSFYKEKDALTKENVEGLCYQYVKILLWSNMYRQLKFYKFNFIGFYKKMKETRKLVYKYFNSWRLNSILLRNSTYFTNRFGENYISRLDKVGGGYFSTAYTICIVIIRNIRKR, translated from the coding sequence ATGAATGGATTAAGCGTAGTAATCCCCATCTATAATGTTGAGGATTATATCGAAGAATGCTTACAAACGATTGTGGGTAGTTTGAATGGTTTTGTGAATGTACAAATTATCCTTGTTAATGATGGTTCAAAGGACCGCTCTGGAGAAATTGCTCAAAAATACGCAAAAGAGCAACCTACTTTTCACTATGTATCAAAAGAAAATGGAGGGTTATCCGATGCGAGGAATTATGGGCTGAAGTTTGTTAAGTATGAATATGTGACTTTTATTGATAGCGATGATTATATCACTGAATTCTATTTTACTGAAGTATTTAGGGCATTAAGCAAACATCCAGATTTAATTATCTTCGATTGGATGGATATTGGGGATGATGGGTACAGAAATAGGGTGAAGGGCATGGAATTTTCTGATTCGTTATGGACAGTACAACCGAGCGCGTGGAATAAGGTCTATAAGACGAGCTTATTTACAGAGGTGATTTTCCCTAAGGGAAAGATTTATGAAGATGTTGGTACCATTTATAAACTACTTTGGTATGTAAAAGACTATTTGTATATCAATAAACCATTATATATGTACAGGAAGAATAGAGCAGGGAGTATACTAACGACCATTTCACCGAAGATAAATGATATCTACGATGCATTAGAGGATACTTATTCTTTTTATAAAGAGAAGGATGCATTGACGAAAGAGAATGTAGAGGGACTCTGCTATCAATATGTGAAAATATTGTTGTGGTCTAATATGTATAGACAATTAAAGTTCTATAAGTTTAACTTTATTGGCTTTTATAAAAAAATGAAGGAAACCAGAAAATTAGTATATAAGTACTTTAATAGCTGGAGACTTAATTCCATATTATTAAGAAATTCGACTTACTTCACAAACAGGTTTGGCGAGAACTATATTAGTAGGTTGGATAAAGTAGGTGGGGGCTATTTTTCAACTGCATACACTATTTGTATAGTAATCATTCGAAATATAAGGAAACGCTGA
- a CDS encoding glycosyltransferase, whose translation MERIKILFIMQSFQGGGAERVTLDLINHLDRKVYEPSILVVNCFGELVPSIPRDLTIIEVLSKNEKMITHPIKVISAVIKAAREVDLIFGTLEMTPTYLASIASIITKKQAIGWIHTDVREYPKTNHLVHKFLIRTLYKRLKAIIAVSEGAKVSFEKMFPQIKVPVVRIYNPIRLDDIYKMAPEENDVEDTEPIIIGIGRLSEVKGFDHLIKAHHYLVKKGVKNKLLILGEGSQRKELEALILDLGVEESVTLKGFVENPYKYLRSASVFVLSSRYEGFSVVIAEALSLGIPVVSSNCHSGPSEILEDGKYGSLTPIGDYEALAIKIMETLHSVDLENNRKERIKRGQDFSLQKIIPEFERLFFLVLHNRQI comes from the coding sequence GTGGAAAGAATAAAGATATTATTTATTATGCAAAGTTTCCAGGGTGGAGGTGCTGAAAGAGTCACCCTTGATTTGATTAATCATCTTGACCGAAAAGTATATGAGCCGTCCATACTAGTGGTGAACTGTTTTGGCGAATTAGTTCCTTCTATTCCAAGAGATTTAACTATAATAGAAGTACTATCTAAAAACGAAAAAATGATAACCCATCCTATTAAGGTAATTAGTGCTGTAATTAAGGCTGCAAGAGAGGTAGATCTAATTTTTGGAACATTAGAAATGACCCCTACTTACTTAGCGTCTATTGCTTCGATCATTACTAAAAAACAAGCCATAGGTTGGATTCACACAGATGTACGGGAATATCCTAAGACAAATCATTTGGTGCATAAGTTTCTTATCCGCACCTTATATAAAAGGTTAAAAGCAATCATTGCTGTTTCAGAAGGGGCAAAAGTTTCATTTGAAAAGATGTTTCCGCAAATAAAGGTTCCAGTAGTAAGAATTTACAACCCTATTAGATTAGATGATATCTATAAAATGGCACCTGAAGAAAATGATGTAGAAGATACAGAACCCATCATAATAGGTATTGGACGATTATCTGAAGTAAAAGGTTTTGATCATTTGATAAAGGCCCATCACTACTTAGTAAAAAAAGGTGTAAAGAATAAGTTATTAATTCTCGGAGAAGGTAGCCAACGAAAAGAGTTAGAGGCATTAATACTTGATTTAGGTGTAGAAGAAAGTGTGACTTTAAAAGGCTTTGTTGAAAATCCTTACAAGTATCTGAGAAGTGCTAGTGTATTTGTGTTAAGTTCAAGATATGAAGGCTTTTCAGTAGTTATTGCCGAAGCGTTATCATTAGGTATTCCAGTAGTTTCTTCAAACTGCCACAGTGGACCTTCCGAAATTCTAGAGGATGGTAAATATGGGTCATTAACACCTATCGGAGATTATGAGGCCCTAGCTATCAAGATTATGGAAACCTTACATTCAGTTGATTTAGAGAACAATAGAAAAGAAAGAATCAAACGCGGGCAGGATTTTTCATTACAAAAGATCATACCTGAATTCGAAAGATTGTTTTTTTTAGTCCTCCACAATAGACAAATTTGA
- a CDS encoding 6-hydroxymethylpterin diphosphokinase MptE-like protein, whose translation MKKLIKHNKYVYSTVMLGINLLLYIIYIFTFNSRCLLRVSGFNRNTPYEKIKRLKDKHKGERCFIVATGPSLLVEDLEKIKDEITFSMNSIFMSFDETTWRPTYYGIQFPEFYEKYKNQIDTLDVKYKLVGDVIKRAKLSDHDFLFPLNMLNHNWTHAKYHTKFSSDAFKAIYSGYTITYSLIQLAVYMGFREIYLVGVDCNYATNQKHHFKDYGIVDPSFISVGDKMRVAFQEAKRFADAHEIKIYNATRGGMLEVFERVDLDSLIEKERYVNYR comes from the coding sequence ATGAAAAAATTAATAAAGCATAATAAGTATGTCTATTCTACAGTTATGTTAGGTATAAATCTTCTTCTATATATAATCTATATTTTTACCTTTAATTCAAGGTGCTTATTAAGAGTTAGTGGGTTTAATAGAAATACCCCTTATGAAAAAATAAAAAGGTTAAAGGATAAACATAAAGGAGAAAGGTGCTTTATTGTTGCTACAGGACCAAGCCTTTTAGTCGAAGATCTAGAAAAGATAAAAGATGAGATTACATTTAGTATGAACTCTATATTCATGTCATTTGATGAAACTACCTGGAGACCTACGTATTATGGTATCCAATTCCCGGAATTCTATGAAAAGTATAAGAACCAAATAGATACACTAGATGTTAAATATAAATTAGTGGGGGATGTAATTAAAAGGGCAAAGCTATCAGATCATGATTTTTTATTCCCACTTAATATGCTCAATCATAATTGGACTCATGCTAAGTATCATACAAAGTTTAGTTCTGATGCGTTTAAGGCTATTTATAGTGGATATACCATTACTTACTCATTAATCCAGTTAGCCGTCTATATGGGTTTTAGAGAAATTTATTTGGTTGGTGTGGATTGTAATTATGCTACCAATCAAAAGCATCATTTTAAAGACTACGGAATTGTAGATCCTTCATTTATATCAGTAGGAGATAAGATGAGAGTAGCCTTTCAAGAGGCAAAGAGATTTGCGGATGCCCACGAAATAAAAATTTATAACGCGACTAGAGGCGGAATGCTCGAAGTATTTGAACGAGTTGACCTTGACAGTTTAATAGAAAAAGAGAGGTATGTAAATTATAGGTAA